A section of the Paenibacillus yonginensis genome encodes:
- a CDS encoding helix-turn-helix domain-containing protein has translation MKLNYFKSRLFLKYISSYLLILMIPLILLTVIIYNSAVNNLRSQIEQSHLNQLNQTKSVVNNLVNQLNDIASRVSYDEQLTRYQVHDPYYGRYAINTLKNYKSTSSLINEMFLYFHNDNSIFSTAGMSRLEVFTEKFSFRNWQGSQVIEDLNEVKFPSVRPVNLVGKNASLNQSMLAFLMPITPNSPNPHGTLMFLIKESELTALIHSILGNYQGSSFIFDNTGQVLAANYNLESELPKQDLQELTKLTPGIHSLHVNGEANSVVSVKSEQNDWQFVTMMPSSQFFSNVLHIRSLILMIFTAVLAAGSIAALLLARRQYNPIFDLLQFANSKAGAAAEEDMTGSNGQRNELERIRTALHEYSSKADLQEPYARNHFLLMLLKYGNLESLPAELAKSINLHFEGSRHFVIVVGRGEYGEAQTSPPNWQHIMTALSKADFKEHAAFVHSVELPKPDQIALIVSFDPWEGYKEPKQVRGIVDTLQNQLNAAFKIHSVMGIGRCYASPAQLNQSFIEACSAFDSRVSAGSGSVTFFEELAESPSEAGWISKNLLLKLSQSLKQGSFTVAAQTVDEAIQELQKAGFCLKLARCVYFDIANTVIKTGLELGVEGLVSDIPGQDAFQSAEELNRRLRVLCARICTWVEQNEKKEEHSLMDQIVSYIDSNYMDHSLSLEFISSKYSISVSHFSRSFKEAVGINFVQYIWQKRIAAAIHKLTTTNEPLKDIIQTVGYQDTPNFIRKFKKETGHTPGQYRKLYSEKASS, from the coding sequence ATGAAGCTCAACTACTTCAAATCGCGCCTGTTCCTAAAGTACATTTCGTCCTACTTGTTAATCCTAATGATTCCTCTCATTCTGCTGACGGTCATCATTTATAACAGCGCCGTTAACAATCTTCGCAGTCAAATCGAACAGTCCCATTTGAATCAGCTGAATCAGACCAAATCCGTCGTAAATAACCTGGTCAATCAGCTCAATGACATTGCCTCACGGGTATCCTATGATGAACAATTGACCCGCTATCAGGTGCATGATCCCTATTATGGCCGTTATGCCATCAATACGCTCAAAAATTACAAATCCACCAGTTCGCTGATTAACGAAATGTTCCTGTATTTCCACAACGATAACAGTATTTTCTCCACCGCGGGCATGTCCCGTCTTGAGGTGTTTACCGAGAAATTCAGCTTTCGCAACTGGCAGGGCAGTCAGGTCATTGAGGATCTGAACGAGGTCAAGTTTCCTTCCGTACGTCCGGTTAACCTTGTGGGCAAAAATGCCTCATTAAACCAGTCCATGCTGGCTTTCCTGATGCCGATTACACCGAACAGCCCGAACCCGCACGGTACTTTAATGTTCCTGATTAAGGAATCGGAATTAACGGCGCTGATTCATTCTATCCTCGGCAACTACCAGGGCTCCTCTTTTATCTTTGATAACACCGGTCAGGTTCTGGCCGCCAATTACAATCTGGAAAGCGAGCTCCCCAAGCAGGATTTGCAGGAGCTGACGAAGCTGACCCCTGGCATTCACAGTCTGCATGTCAACGGCGAGGCTAATTCTGTCGTATCTGTCAAATCGGAGCAGAACGACTGGCAGTTCGTCACCATGATGCCCAGCTCTCAATTCTTCAGCAATGTGCTGCATATCAGGAGTTTGATCCTCATGATCTTTACCGCTGTCCTTGCGGCCGGCTCTATCGCAGCCCTGCTGCTGGCGCGCAGGCAATACAATCCTATCTTTGATCTGCTTCAATTCGCCAATTCCAAAGCCGGAGCCGCCGCCGAGGAGGACATGACAGGCAGCAATGGGCAAAGAAATGAATTGGAGCGCATCCGCACCGCCCTGCACGAATACAGCTCAAAGGCGGATCTTCAGGAGCCTTATGCCCGAAATCACTTTCTGCTGATGCTGCTGAAATACGGCAATCTGGAAAGCCTTCCAGCCGAGCTGGCGAAGTCCATCAACCTTCATTTCGAAGGCAGCCGTCACTTTGTTATTGTGGTAGGACGCGGGGAATACGGCGAAGCTCAAACCTCTCCGCCGAACTGGCAGCATATCATGACGGCACTCTCCAAAGCTGATTTCAAGGAGCATGCTGCCTTTGTTCATAGTGTGGAGCTGCCAAAGCCCGATCAGATTGCCCTGATTGTCAGCTTTGACCCTTGGGAGGGGTACAAGGAGCCGAAGCAGGTGCGGGGCATCGTGGACACCTTGCAGAATCAGCTGAATGCCGCCTTCAAGATCCATTCGGTGATGGGCATAGGACGTTGTTATGCCAGTCCGGCTCAGCTTAACCAGTCCTTCATTGAAGCTTGTTCGGCCTTTGATTCGCGGGTTTCCGCCGGCAGCGGCAGCGTTACCTTCTTTGAGGAACTCGCCGAGTCGCCAAGCGAAGCAGGCTGGATTTCCAAAAATCTGCTGCTCAAGCTGTCCCAAAGCTTAAAACAAGGAAGCTTTACCGTGGCCGCCCAGACCGTGGACGAAGCGATACAGGAGCTGCAGAAGGCCGGATTCTGCCTGAAGCTGGCAAGGTGCGTCTACTTTGATATCGCAAATACGGTCATCAAAACCGGGCTTGAGCTCGGGGTAGAAGGCCTTGTCAGCGATATTCCAGGACAGGACGCTTTCCAGTCCGCCGAGGAATTAAACCGCCGCCTGCGGGTTTTATGTGCCCGAATCTGCACCTGGGTAGAGCAAAACGAGAAAAAAGAAGAGCACTCCCTTATGGATCAAATCGTCAGCTATATCGACAGTAATTATATGGATCACTCCTTGAGCCTTGAGTTTATATCCAGCAAATACTCCATTTCAGTCTCCCATTTCAGCCGTTCTTTCAAAGAAGCGGTGGGCATCAACTTTGTGCAATATATTTGGCAGAAGAGAATCGCCGCGGCCATTCACAAGCTGACGACAACGAATGAACCGCTGAAGGATATTATCCAAACCGTCGGCTATCAGGACACGCCTAACTTTATTCGCAAATTCAAGAAAGAAACAGGGCATACGCCCGGGCAGTACCGGAAGCTTTATTCGGAAAAAGCCTCGTCCTGA
- a CDS encoding ABC transporter permease, whose protein sequence is MEDNAQAVLDAPVIRTKKTRSKTWRNILRNWQLYVFIAPAFLSIVIFSYFPMYGIQIAFKNFIPVDGVWGSPWVGFDHFVRFFNSYYFWDLLWNTLSISLYGLAVGFPLPIILALAFNEVKDGLFKRTVQTVTYAPHFISMVVMAGMIITFLSPSSGMVVHLIEAFGLTAPDFLTDPRWFKTMYVLSDVWQSTGWGTIIYLAALTSVDPGLHEAAILDGASRFQRIRHINIPAIIPTITILMILNMGGLLGVGFEKILLLQNPLNMEASDVISTFVYRSGLLNAQYSFSTAVGLFNSVVNAILLILVNQIVRRTSENSLW, encoded by the coding sequence ATGGAGGATAATGCACAAGCTGTACTGGATGCTCCAGTGATCCGAACCAAGAAGACAAGAAGCAAAACCTGGCGAAACATCCTGCGAAATTGGCAGCTCTATGTCTTTATCGCCCCGGCATTTCTAAGCATCGTCATATTCAGTTATTTCCCCATGTACGGGATTCAGATTGCGTTCAAGAACTTTATTCCCGTGGATGGAGTTTGGGGCAGTCCTTGGGTCGGCTTCGATCATTTCGTTCGTTTCTTTAATTCCTATTACTTCTGGGACCTGCTCTGGAACACGCTGAGCATCAGTCTGTACGGACTGGCTGTCGGGTTCCCGCTGCCGATTATTCTTGCACTTGCCTTTAATGAAGTGAAAGACGGCTTATTCAAACGTACGGTGCAGACGGTCACTTATGCCCCGCACTTTATTTCGATGGTCGTGATGGCCGGTATGATCATTACCTTCCTGTCTCCTTCCTCGGGGATGGTGGTCCATCTGATTGAGGCGTTTGGTCTGACGGCCCCGGATTTCCTTACCGATCCAAGGTGGTTCAAAACGATGTATGTGCTGTCGGATGTATGGCAGAGCACAGGCTGGGGCACGATCATCTATTTGGCGGCTTTGACAAGCGTTGATCCGGGGCTGCATGAAGCGGCTATTCTGGACGGGGCTTCACGGTTCCAGCGAATTCGCCATATCAATATCCCGGCGATAATCCCGACCATTACGATTCTGATGATTCTGAATATGGGCGGACTGCTTGGCGTAGGCTTCGAGAAAATTTTGCTGCTGCAAAATCCGCTGAATATGGAAGCGTCCGATGTGATTTCAACCTTCGTGTACCGTTCGGGTCTGCTCAATGCCCAATACAGCTTCTCGACCGCGGTAGGTTTGTTCAACTCTGTTGTTAACGCTATTCTGCTGATTTTGGTGAACCAGATCGTCCGGCGCACCAGCGAAAACAGCTTATGGTAG
- a CDS encoding carbohydrate ABC transporter permease gives MITTIKETKRDRFFLTCNYIFLFMAFVIVAYPVLYIISASISNPKLVASGEMWLWPKDITFEGYQRVFRDTQIWVGYGNTILYTVIGTLVNLIVTIPAAYALARKDFVGRNFFMAVFMVTMFFGGGLVPTYLLVKNLGLVNSMWALILPGATSVWNLIVCRTFFQSAIPKEMQEAAEIDGCSNFRLFFRIVLPLSSSIIAVMALFFGVGHWNNYFSAMIYLNDHGKYPLQLVLRQILVLQEMSAQAGALNASTATALNNKAEVAALVKYAVIIVSTLPVIIIYPFLQRYFVQGVMIGSVKG, from the coding sequence GTGATTACGACTATCAAAGAAACCAAGCGTGACCGGTTTTTCCTGACCTGCAACTATATCTTTCTGTTTATGGCCTTCGTGATTGTGGCATATCCCGTACTCTATATTATCAGCGCGTCGATCAGCAATCCGAAGCTTGTTGCCTCTGGCGAAATGTGGCTGTGGCCCAAAGATATTACCTTTGAGGGTTATCAAAGGGTGTTCCGGGATACCCAGATCTGGGTCGGCTATGGCAATACCATTCTGTATACCGTTATAGGCACACTCGTCAATCTGATCGTCACGATCCCGGCGGCATATGCGCTGGCCAGGAAAGATTTTGTCGGCCGCAACTTCTTTATGGCTGTGTTTATGGTGACGATGTTTTTTGGTGGGGGACTGGTGCCGACCTACCTGCTCGTTAAGAATTTAGGACTCGTCAACAGCATGTGGGCGCTGATTCTGCCGGGAGCTACCTCTGTCTGGAATCTGATCGTCTGCCGGACGTTCTTTCAAAGCGCCATTCCGAAAGAAATGCAGGAGGCGGCTGAGATTGATGGCTGCAGCAACTTCCGTTTATTCTTCCGGATCGTTCTGCCGTTATCCAGCTCGATTATCGCGGTAATGGCCCTGTTCTTTGGAGTTGGACACTGGAACAACTATTTCTCGGCGATGATTTATTTGAACGACCATGGCAAATACCCGCTTCAGCTCGTATTGCGCCAAATTCTGGTGCTGCAGGAGATGTCCGCCCAAGCGGGTGCTTTAAACGCCTCTACGGCAACAGCACTCAACAACAAAGCGGAAGTAGCGGCGCTCGTCAAGTATGCCGTGATTATCGTTTCAACCCTGCCAGTAATCATCATTTATCCGTTTCTGCAGCGGTATTTCGTGCAAGGTGTCATGATTGGCTCCGTCAAGGGCTGA
- a CDS encoding extracellular solute-binding protein translates to MQKLQQKGALVLSLILLVSLLSACGSSNNKTAEGSGNSGAAGSSNAASEVKKDGFPIVDTPITLTMMAPDSGMADWNTMPVVKEMEKLSNIKVEFQTAPIDSFATKKNLVFASGDLPDMLYAADLTPAEQVTYGSQGVLIPLEDLIDNYAPNLKKILDENPNIRKNITTTDGHIYALPFIDTAAVWYRGPMWYNGKFLKALGATEPKTTEELYTLLKRVKEEDPNGNGKADEIPLTSVKLDDLRMYFFGFWGMYDTEIYADKEGKVHYSPQEEGYKGYLTFMNRLWKEDLLDHETFSQTDDQKKAKGKNNQVLLFSDYMAYFTLGGDPSEEDPMMTPVASEIAGTPVYGKHPGMSANGTFAITKSNPNPEATMRWIDYQYGYEGATLWTQGPEGTLWKYKDEATHEKEWLPVPGGGDREEYRGTITPNYGILTPGVNLTEMTNGLRSDFDDWIQKQNEEKLVPIGKVPFPNVYLTNDEQTEVSALLSDLETYVTQMEAKFVTGQEPLSNWDKYISQLQKMGSDRVREVYQAAYDRWNSNQ, encoded by the coding sequence ATGCAAAAGCTGCAACAAAAAGGGGCTCTCGTATTAAGTCTCATCCTGCTGGTTTCCCTGCTGTCTGCCTGCGGTTCGTCGAATAACAAAACGGCCGAAGGCAGCGGCAACAGCGGCGCTGCAGGTTCATCGAACGCTGCAAGCGAGGTCAAGAAAGACGGTTTTCCAATTGTCGACACGCCTATCACGTTGACGATGATGGCTCCCGATTCGGGTATGGCGGATTGGAATACCATGCCGGTTGTTAAGGAAATGGAGAAGCTGTCCAACATCAAAGTTGAGTTCCAAACGGCTCCGATTGACAGCTTTGCTACCAAAAAGAACCTCGTATTTGCCAGCGGCGATTTGCCGGATATGCTTTATGCCGCTGATCTTACTCCTGCCGAGCAGGTGACGTATGGCAGCCAGGGCGTGCTTATTCCGCTGGAGGATCTGATCGACAACTACGCGCCTAACCTCAAGAAGATTTTGGACGAGAACCCGAACATTCGTAAAAATATCACGACAACCGACGGTCACATCTACGCGCTGCCTTTCATTGATACAGCTGCGGTTTGGTACCGGGGGCCGATGTGGTACAACGGGAAGTTCCTGAAGGCGCTTGGGGCAACCGAGCCAAAGACGACGGAGGAGTTGTATACGCTGCTGAAGCGTGTTAAAGAAGAAGATCCGAACGGCAACGGCAAAGCGGACGAAATTCCGCTGACCTCGGTTAAGCTTGACGATCTGCGCATGTATTTCTTCGGTTTCTGGGGCATGTATGATACGGAGATTTATGCCGACAAAGAAGGCAAAGTTCATTATTCGCCTCAAGAAGAAGGTTATAAGGGATATCTGACCTTCATGAATCGTCTCTGGAAAGAAGATCTGCTGGATCATGAAACGTTCTCTCAGACAGATGACCAGAAGAAAGCCAAAGGCAAAAACAATCAGGTGCTGCTGTTCAGTGACTATATGGCCTACTTTACACTGGGCGGGGATCCAAGCGAAGAAGATCCAATGATGACGCCGGTTGCCAGCGAAATTGCAGGTACGCCGGTATATGGCAAACATCCGGGCATGTCGGCTAACGGCACCTTTGCCATCACGAAGAGCAACCCGAATCCGGAAGCAACGATGCGCTGGATTGATTATCAATACGGCTATGAAGGCGCAACGTTGTGGACGCAGGGCCCGGAAGGCACGCTTTGGAAATATAAAGACGAAGCTACCCACGAGAAAGAATGGCTGCCTGTACCGGGCGGCGGCGACCGCGAAGAATATCGCGGTACAATTACGCCAAACTACGGCATCCTGACGCCGGGGGTTAACCTTACCGAGATGACCAACGGTCTGAGATCCGATTTCGACGACTGGATTCAGAAGCAAAATGAAGAGAAGCTTGTGCCGATCGGCAAGGTTCCATTCCCGAACGTCTATTTGACGAACGACGAACAAACCGAGGTTTCCGCGCTGCTGTCTGATCTCGAAACGTATGTGACGCAGATGGAAGCGAAGTTTGTGACCGGCCAGGAGCCGCTGTCCAACTGGGATAAATATATAAGCCAGCTGCAGAAAATGGGCAGCGACCGGGTTCGCGAGGTGTACCAGGCGGCTTATGACCGCTGGAACAGCAATCAGTAA
- a CDS encoding alpha-L-fucosidase yields the protein MFIHWGLYAIPARGEWVRSHERISNEQYQPYFEAFNPVRYNPKEWAKAAKTAGQKYAILTTKHHDGFCLFDSQLTDYKATNTPAGRDLVREFVEAFRAEGIGIGFYYSLIDWHHEDYPAYGDRIHPMRSNEAYKDKDHQFERYLEYMHGQVRELLTGYGKIDIMWFDFSYDEMTGEKWKAAELVQMIRSLQPDILIDNRLGGHIKAAEPEIYAGDFYSPEQIVPPGGVVNELGEPLPWEACITLNDNWGYHAGDPHTKSARQVVRTLVECVSKNGNLLLNVGPDAKGEIPEASLDVLSKVGRWMERNGDSIYGCSAANLPKPEWGRYTQRGSRLYAHVFDRGIGPIYFAGLKDRIRRARLLADGSELQVSVPWMAEQYSDIEGGAFIHLPGAESDEDIDTVIELELAD from the coding sequence ATGTTTATCCATTGGGGGTTATATGCTATCCCTGCACGGGGCGAGTGGGTAAGAAGCCATGAGCGGATCAGCAATGAGCAGTATCAGCCTTATTTCGAAGCATTTAATCCCGTCCGTTACAATCCGAAAGAATGGGCGAAGGCGGCCAAAACGGCCGGACAGAAATATGCGATCCTGACTACCAAACATCACGACGGCTTCTGCCTGTTTGACAGCCAGCTGACTGACTATAAAGCAACAAACACGCCTGCCGGACGCGATCTGGTTCGGGAATTTGTGGAGGCATTCCGGGCCGAGGGCATCGGTATCGGGTTCTATTATTCGCTGATTGACTGGCATCATGAGGACTATCCGGCATACGGCGACCGCATTCACCCGATGCGAAGCAATGAGGCTTACAAGGATAAGGATCACCAGTTCGAGCGTTATCTTGAATATATGCATGGCCAAGTCCGCGAACTCCTGACCGGATACGGGAAAATAGACATCATGTGGTTTGATTTCTCTTATGATGAGATGACAGGGGAAAAGTGGAAAGCAGCGGAGCTGGTGCAAATGATCCGCAGCCTGCAGCCGGACATTCTGATCGACAACCGGCTTGGCGGCCACATTAAAGCTGCGGAGCCCGAAATCTACGCCGGCGATTTCTATTCGCCGGAGCAGATCGTTCCGCCCGGAGGCGTGGTCAACGAACTCGGGGAGCCGCTTCCTTGGGAGGCCTGCATCACCCTCAATGATAACTGGGGGTATCATGCCGGCGATCCTCACACCAAATCAGCCAGACAGGTCGTGCGGACGCTGGTTGAATGCGTGAGTAAAAACGGCAACCTCCTGCTGAATGTCGGCCCCGACGCAAAAGGCGAAATTCCTGAAGCCTCCCTTGACGTATTGAGCAAAGTCGGCCGCTGGATGGAACGAAACGGGGACAGCATTTACGGCTGCTCCGCCGCCAATCTTCCCAAGCCGGAGTGGGGCAGGTATACGCAGCGAGGCAGCCGGCTGTACGCTCACGTCTTTGACCGCGGCATCGGCCCGATCTATTTCGCCGGCCTCAAAGACCGGATCAGACGGGCCCGTCTGCTGGCCGACGGCTCGGAACTCCAAGTGAGCGTCCCTTGGATGGCGGAGCAGTATTCGGATATAGAAGGTGGAGCTTTCATCCACCTGCCTGGCGCGGAGTCAGACGAGGATATCGATACGGTGATCGAGCTGGAGCTTGCGGATTAA
- a CDS encoding alpha-L-fucosidase, protein MSDLRTTEAESATQEPVSQEETVVQEGVHNYSSERDWVKPEDPLLLERLEWFQDQKLGLMMHWGPYSQLGLVESWVLSDGDADWARHDVDWGVDGEELKREYFALNKTFNPIRFQPEQWAELAADSGFKYLTFTTKHHDGFCMWDTHTTDYRITGPECPFHTHKYADICKQLFDAFRAKGLAISAYFSKADWHTPYYWAPGMERGSQMWRGPSYDPKEYPWLWEQFVQFTHDQIMELMTRYGRIDMLWLDAGWVNARRDQDIRLGEVVEKAREIQPWLLTADRTVGGPYENLITPEQTLPERPMNVPWESCITLGTSFSFGYEDKYKTPRQLVHLLVEIVAKGGNLALNVGPQPDGRLPKGAIAGMKGLGAWLKVNGEAIYGTRVCEPFSAGNIRLTRKGDTVYAINLYPDEQSRVPGKLLIPLQMDAERIGLVGGPEQLAFTRTAEGIEVELPEGLRSGETPIAHVLRIR, encoded by the coding sequence ATGAGCGATCTGAGAACGACGGAAGCGGAATCCGCCACCCAGGAGCCTGTCTCTCAAGAAGAGACCGTGGTCCAGGAAGGCGTCCACAACTACAGCAGCGAACGCGACTGGGTCAAACCTGAAGACCCGCTCCTGCTGGAGCGTCTCGAATGGTTCCAGGATCAGAAGCTTGGCCTGATGATGCACTGGGGGCCTTATTCCCAGCTCGGGCTGGTCGAATCGTGGGTGCTGAGCGACGGTGATGCGGACTGGGCCAGACATGACGTCGACTGGGGCGTGGACGGCGAAGAGCTGAAACGCGAATATTTTGCACTGAACAAAACGTTTAATCCGATCCGTTTCCAGCCCGAGCAATGGGCGGAGCTGGCGGCCGACAGCGGTTTTAAATATTTGACCTTTACGACCAAACACCATGACGGGTTCTGCATGTGGGATACCCATACGACCGACTACCGGATTACGGGGCCGGAGTGCCCGTTCCATACCCATAAATATGCGGACATCTGCAAGCAGCTGTTTGATGCCTTCCGGGCCAAAGGTTTGGCGATTTCGGCGTATTTCTCCAAGGCGGATTGGCATACGCCTTATTACTGGGCGCCGGGCATGGAGAGAGGCAGCCAGATGTGGCGCGGTCCGTCCTACGATCCCAAGGAATACCCTTGGCTGTGGGAGCAGTTTGTCCAGTTCACGCATGATCAAATTATGGAGCTGATGACCCGTTACGGGCGGATCGATATGCTTTGGCTGGATGCGGGCTGGGTCAACGCCCGCCGGGATCAGGACATTCGCCTTGGCGAAGTCGTGGAGAAAGCAAGGGAGATTCAACCTTGGCTGCTCACCGCAGATCGGACCGTAGGCGGACCTTATGAAAACCTGATTACGCCGGAGCAAACCCTGCCGGAGCGGCCGATGAACGTGCCTTGGGAAAGCTGTATCACCCTGGGAACTTCGTTCTCCTTCGGTTATGAGGATAAATACAAAACGCCGCGCCAGCTGGTGCACCTCCTGGTTGAAATCGTGGCCAAGGGTGGTAATCTGGCGCTCAATGTCGGCCCGCAGCCGGATGGGCGCCTGCCCAAGGGAGCCATTGCCGGCATGAAAGGGCTGGGGGCCTGGTTGAAGGTGAACGGGGAAGCGATCTACGGGACGCGGGTCTGCGAACCTTTTTCGGCCGGGAATATTCGTTTGACACGCAAGGGAGACACGGTTTATGCCATTAACCTTTATCCGGATGAACAATCCAGAGTTCCAGGCAAGCTGCTGATTCCTCTGCAAATGGATGCGGAGCGTATCGGTTTGGTCGGCGGACCGGAGCAGCTGGCCTTTACCCGGACGGCGGAAGGGATTGAAGTCGAGCTTCCGGAAGGTCTCCGAAGCGGCGAAACGCCGATTGCCCATGTGCTTCGGATTCGATGA
- a CDS encoding carbohydrate-binding family 9-like protein produces the protein MNLSGVPEPNLTYAPNHYICRKAPGKLVLDGRLDKPFWAGAEWTEDFVDIEGDLRPKPAKRTRVKMLWDDDYFYFGAELMEDQIWATLTKRDSVIFYDNDFEIFIDPDGDTHQYYEFEVNALNTVWDLLLIKPYRDGGPPVNGWDIQGLQTAVYIDGELNKPGAANRMWSVEVAMPWSVLKECAAEGRPPEAGQFWRVNFSRVEWRTEVKDGGYVKVLNPATGKPYPEENWVWSPQGLINMHYPELWGYVVFAEGDKPAGFEIPKDEYIKWKLRRLYYRQRNHFAETGAFSEDLAVLAGDFLEDVRQIRPRIETTTRTFLISAPSADGTGTFYIREDGKLWKE, from the coding sequence ATGAATTTAAGCGGAGTACCGGAGCCCAATCTGACTTACGCTCCCAATCACTACATCTGCCGCAAAGCTCCCGGCAAGCTTGTGCTGGATGGGCGGCTGGATAAGCCTTTTTGGGCGGGAGCCGAATGGACGGAGGATTTCGTTGACATTGAAGGCGATCTTCGGCCCAAGCCGGCCAAACGGACGCGGGTGAAAATGCTGTGGGACGACGACTATTTTTATTTCGGCGCGGAGCTGATGGAGGATCAAATCTGGGCGACGCTGACGAAGCGAGATTCGGTTATTTTTTACGATAATGACTTTGAAATCTTCATCGATCCGGACGGCGATACACACCAGTATTACGAATTCGAAGTTAACGCGCTGAACACGGTGTGGGATCTGCTGCTCATCAAGCCTTACCGGGACGGAGGCCCGCCGGTCAATGGATGGGATATTCAAGGCTTGCAGACAGCGGTCTACATCGACGGGGAACTCAACAAGCCGGGTGCGGCTAATCGGATGTGGAGCGTGGAAGTCGCCATGCCGTGGTCGGTGCTGAAGGAATGTGCTGCAGAAGGGAGACCGCCCGAGGCGGGGCAGTTCTGGCGCGTCAACTTCTCGCGGGTAGAGTGGCGGACGGAGGTTAAAGACGGTGGATACGTCAAGGTATTGAACCCGGCAACAGGCAAACCTTACCCGGAGGAGAACTGGGTCTGGTCGCCGCAGGGCCTCATTAACATGCATTATCCGGAGCTGTGGGGATATGTGGTTTTTGCAGAGGGAGATAAGCCAGCAGGCTTTGAGATTCCGAAGGACGAATACATCAAATGGAAGCTGAGACGGCTGTATTACCGGCAGCGCAATCATTTTGCCGAGACAGGAGCTTTCTCGGAAGATCTGGCCGTACTGGCCGGAGATTTCCTGGAGGACGTGCGGCAAATCCGGCCGCGTATCGAAACGACAACCCGGACGTTCCTGATTTCCGCGCCTTCGGCGGATGGAACCGGCACTTTCTATATCCGTGAAGACGGAAAATTGTGGAAGGAGTGA